Proteins encoded by one window of Synechococcus sp. MVIR-18-1:
- a CDS encoding SDR family oxidoreductase, which yields MPSVLITGASRGIGRSAAFAFAEAGWDLILLSRSEASLQSLATELASTGQRIVYGAVDLTKPEEIAPGVKTLLSQGLTPSVLINNAGAAWTGGLLEMPLDRWNWLMQLNLTSVFQMCAEVVPAMRPAGGLVINISSHAARNAFPNWGAYCTVKAALASFTRCLAEEERVHSIRACTLTLGAVDTPLWDSPTVQSTFDRRAMLPAEQVAVTLLHLAQQPSTQIVEDLTLMPATGAF from the coding sequence TTGCCCTCTGTACTAATTACCGGAGCATCGCGCGGCATTGGCCGCAGTGCTGCTTTCGCTTTTGCTGAAGCTGGCTGGGATTTGATTCTCTTGTCACGCAGCGAAGCCTCTCTCCAATCTCTGGCGACTGAATTGGCATCGACAGGTCAACGCATCGTTTACGGAGCCGTTGATCTCACCAAGCCTGAGGAGATTGCTCCTGGGGTCAAAACATTGCTGAGTCAGGGGCTTACACCATCTGTATTGATCAACAACGCAGGTGCTGCATGGACAGGAGGGTTGCTTGAGATGCCCTTGGACCGCTGGAATTGGTTGATGCAGCTCAATCTCACCAGTGTGTTTCAAATGTGCGCTGAGGTGGTTCCTGCCATGCGCCCTGCAGGCGGACTGGTGATCAACATCAGCAGTCATGCGGCCCGAAATGCTTTCCCGAATTGGGGTGCTTACTGCACGGTGAAGGCAGCCTTAGCCAGCTTTACGCGCTGTCTCGCTGAAGAAGAAAGGGTGCACAGCATCCGTGCCTGCACGCTCACCCTCGGTGCTGTTGATACGCCACTTTGGGATTCGCCAACCGTCCAGAGCACGTTCGACCGCCGTGCCATGCTTCCAGCAGAACAAGTTGCTGTTACGCTTCTTCATCTAGCGCAACAGCCTTCCACGCAAATTGTTGAAGACCTCACTTTGATGCCAGCTACTGGTGCCTTTTAA